One Helicobacter sp. MIT 05-5293 genomic region harbors:
- the cysS gene encoding cysteine--tRNA ligase gives MITLFDSAKKQKIPFKPIKENEVRIYVCGPTVYDEAHLGHARSSIAFDLWRRLFVFLGYKVTFVKNFTDIDDKIIKKSLEQHIPLEELTTHYINLYLKDMDALGVWRADIEPKATENLKPMQDMIQKLLAQGYAYKGSNGDVYLSIHKDPLYGSISHRIDDPNAQSRIAELDDKLDHNDFALWKGYKGENDIAYASAFGQGRPGWHIECSAMIEEHLAYKTGEFAIDIHAGGADLIFPHHENEASQTRCATHREIAKYWLHNGFVNINGEKMSKSLGNSFFIKDALRIYDGEILRNYLLGVHYRLILNFNEEDLLQSKKRLDKIYRLKKRLNLTEQETQEILSQAQQKADSHFLQTLIESLSDDFNISKALSIIEEMLSNSNEHLDKNPKDKAYKQMIAANLACIDKLLGLGGKNAQSYFQLGVSEEQKQHINDIIAQRALAKTQKNYALADSLRQELKEQGIEIMDTPQGTIWEKA, from the coding sequence TTGATAGTGCTAAAAAACAAAAAATCCCTTTTAAACCCATCAAAGAAAATGAAGTGAGAATCTATGTCTGCGGACCCACGGTGTATGATGAGGCACATCTTGGACATGCGCGAAGCTCTATTGCTTTTGATTTATGGCGGAGATTATTCGTGTTTTTAGGCTATAAAGTTACTTTTGTCAAAAACTTCACAGACATTGATGATAAGATCATCAAAAAAAGCCTTGAGCAGCATATCCCGCTCGAAGAACTCACCACACATTATATCAATCTCTATCTCAAAGATATGGACGCTCTAGGCGTATGGCGCGCAGATATAGAACCAAAAGCAACAGAGAATCTAAAACCTATGCAGGATATGATACAAAAACTTCTTGCACAAGGTTATGCTTACAAAGGGAGCAATGGTGATGTGTATTTAAGTATCCATAAAGACCCACTTTATGGCTCTATCTCCCACAGGATTGATGACCCAAATGCCCAAAGCCGTATCGCAGAGTTAGATGACAAGCTTGACCACAATGACTTTGCACTATGGAAAGGTTATAAGGGTGAAAACGACATTGCCTATGCAAGTGCGTTTGGGCAAGGGCGTCCGGGTTGGCATATCGAATGCTCGGCAATGATAGAAGAACATCTTGCTTACAAAACCGGTGAATTTGCTATTGATATTCACGCTGGTGGAGCAGACCTTATCTTCCCTCATCACGAAAACGAAGCCTCCCAAACGCGTTGCGCTACACATCGAGAAATTGCTAAATATTGGCTTCATAATGGATTTGTCAATATTAATGGTGAAAAAATGAGCAAATCCTTAGGGAATAGCTTTTTTATCAAAGATGCTCTTAGAATCTATGACGGAGAAATTTTGCGCAATTATCTTTTAGGCGTGCATTATCGCCTGATTCTAAACTTCAATGAAGAAGATTTATTACAAAGCAAAAAGCGTCTTGATAAAATCTATCGACTCAAAAAACGTCTCAATCTCACCGAACAAGAGACGCAAGAGATACTCTCACAAGCACAGCAAAAGGCTGATTCACATTTCCTCCAAACCCTTATAGAATCTTTGAGTGATGATTTTAATATCTCTAAAGCCCTAAGCATTATTGAAGAAATGCTTTCAAATAGCAATGAACATCTTGATAAGAATCCCAAAGATAAGGCTTACAAACAAATGATTGCAGCCAATCTTGCGTGTATCGATAAATTGCTAGGCTTAGGAGGCAAAAATGCGCAAAGCTACTTCCAGTTAGGCGTGAGCGAAGAGCAAAAGCAACACATTAATGACATTATCGCCCAACGCGCACTTGCAAAAACACAGAAAAATTACGCATTGGCAGATTCTTTGCGTCAAGAGCTTAAAGAGCAAGGCATTGAGATTATGGACACGCCTCAAGGCACGATTTGGGAGAAAGCATAG
- a CDS encoding bifunctional riboflavin kinase/FAD synthetase, with protein sequence MKSFLSMQKNYAIKSLALGKFDGMHLAHRILIKELYHQGALLCLEMEKEDCLTPKNEKSLYTTLPIFYLPISKVRQKNGIEFVCLLRQKFPNLSKLVVGYDFRFGKDREFGANDLPKLFDKQVVIVPEYRINGVGVHSTLIKDFIRLGDMNMANALLGRLYCLYGKVVSGQNLGSKYLYATINIETKNYVIPQEGVYVSLSEVDQQVYPSVSFIGHRLSTDRRFGIESHILDKNITLRKKEARIYFVQKIRDNQVFEDLNELKKRIAQDIVQARDILALARLDSMLSPKSCLEACP encoded by the coding sequence ATGAAGAGTTTTTTATCTATGCAAAAAAACTATGCGATTAAATCTCTCGCATTAGGGAAGTTTGATGGAATGCACCTTGCACACAGAATCCTTATAAAAGAGCTTTATCATCAAGGTGCTTTGTTGTGTCTTGAGATGGAAAAGGAAGATTGTTTAACGCCTAAAAATGAGAAATCACTTTATACGACATTGCCGATTTTTTATTTGCCTATCAGCAAGGTTCGTCAAAAAAATGGTATTGAGTTTGTGTGCCTTTTGCGTCAAAAATTTCCTAATCTCTCTAAGCTTGTTGTGGGCTATGATTTTCGATTTGGTAAAGATCGTGAGTTTGGGGCAAATGATTTGCCAAAGCTTTTTGATAAGCAAGTCGTGATTGTGCCAGAATATCGTATCAATGGTGTGGGTGTGCATTCTACGCTGATTAAAGATTTTATCCGTTTGGGTGATATGAATATGGCAAATGCACTATTGGGGCGATTGTATTGTTTGTATGGAAAGGTCGTCAGTGGGCAGAATCTCGGCTCAAAATATCTCTATGCGACTATCAATATTGAGACCAAAAATTATGTGATTCCTCAAGAGGGCGTTTATGTCAGTTTGAGTGAAGTTGATCAGCAAGTTTATCCAAGTGTCTCATTTATCGGGCATCGTTTGAGCACAGACAGACGTTTTGGCATTGAAAGTCATATTTTAGATAAAAATATCACTCTGCGTAAAAAAGAAGCAAGAATTTATTTTGTCCAAAAAATCCGCGATAATCAGGTGTTTGAAGATTTGAATGAGCTAAAAAAGCGTATTGCGCAAGATATTGTTCAAGCGCGAGATATTTTAGCTCTTGCGCGTTTAGATTCTATGCTTTCTCCCAAATCGTGCCTTGAGGCGTGTCCATAA
- a CDS encoding TlyA family RNA methyltransferase: MRLDVYLKEKLGSRQKAQEAIESGCVRVNGMCVYKSSRLLGDNDEVCIDTQGLLCGRAGYKLRGFIEELKQVEIWTESYLAYKNALDIGSSTGGFTQVLLQNDIKSVVCVDVGKNQLHPIVREDKRVKAFEECDIRTFVSKECFDIVVCDVSFISLYQILPCFRQILCDEFIMLFKPQFEVGIKAKRNKKGVLQDSQEIILALESFCKDLQNEGFKIIHTQKSILSGKEGNEEFFIYAKKLCD; the protein is encoded by the coding sequence ATGCGTTTAGATGTGTATCTGAAAGAAAAATTAGGCTCAAGGCAAAAGGCACAAGAAGCCATAGAATCTGGTTGTGTGCGTGTCAATGGTATGTGTGTTTATAAGAGTTCTAGGCTGCTTGGAGATAATGATGAAGTGTGTATTGATACACAGGGCTTATTATGTGGGAGGGCGGGCTATAAGCTGCGAGGATTTATCGAGGAGTTAAAGCAGGTTGAGATATGGACAGAATCTTATCTTGCCTATAAAAATGCGCTAGATATTGGCTCTAGCACGGGAGGATTCACACAAGTGCTTCTCCAAAATGACATTAAGTCAGTCGTGTGTGTCGATGTAGGAAAAAATCAGCTGCACCCTATCGTGCGAGAAGATAAGCGAGTGAAAGCGTTTGAAGAATGCGATATTCGCACTTTTGTATCTAAAGAGTGTTTTGATATAGTGGTATGCGATGTGAGTTTTATTTCGCTTTATCAAATTTTGCCTTGTTTTAGGCAGATTCTGTGTGATGAATTTATTATGTTGTTTAAGCCGCAATTTGAAGTTGGTATAAAGGCTAAACGCAACAAAAAAGGCGTTTTGCAAGATTCGCAAGAGATTATTTTGGCATTAGAATCATTTTGTAAAGATTTACAAAATGAAGGTTTTAAGATAATTCACACACAAAAAAGTATTTTGAGCGGGAAGGAAGGGAATGAAGAGTTTTTTATCTATGCAAAAAAACTATGCGATTAA